In Zingiber officinale cultivar Zhangliang chromosome 6A, Zo_v1.1, whole genome shotgun sequence, a single genomic region encodes these proteins:
- the LOC121995187 gene encoding uncharacterized protein LOC121995187, producing the protein MALEQSGKIGSFVIILGFLSFILAIVAENKKPAFGTPIQGKGVVICKFPSDPTVLVGSLSVVALVFTIIGGHVAVFFNYKGKAVSNNVLFGYSTLFVFFVIAEIVSTLAFAFLIWTVVTEGLHRSRNVHYDLTTQCPTAKTGMFGGAAFLALDAAILWLVCLTLTLNVRADHFEDEEVKKGEYGQVYATELVSQGA; encoded by the exons ATGGCCTTGGAGCAAAGTGGAAAGATTGGGTCCTTTGTGATTATTCTAGGCTTCTTGTCCTTCATATTGGCTATTGTTGCAGAGAACAAAAAG CCTGCATTTGGAACTCCAATTCAAGGAAAGGGCGTTGTGATCTGCAAATTCCCAAGCGATCCGACAGTGCTTGTCGGGTCTTTGTCAGTCGTTGCTCTAGTTTTTACGATCATCGGAGGGCACGTCGCTGTGTTCTTTAACTACAAAGGGAAGGCTGTTTCAAACAATGTCTTGTTTGGCTACTCCACCTTATTCGTATTCTTCGTGATCGCTGA GATTGTGTCAACTCTAGCATTTGCGTTCTTGATATGGACTGTTGTTACTGAAGGCCTACACCGATCGCGCAACGTTCACTACGATCTCACGACTCAGTGTCCCACGGCAAAGACCGGCATGTTTGGTGGCGCAGCTTTTCTCGCCCTTGATGCGGCCATCTTGTGGCTTGTTTGCCTCACGCTGACCTTGAACGTAAGAGCTGATCACTTTGAGGACGAGGAGGTTAAGAAGGGAGAGTATGGGCAGGTTTATGCTACTGAATTGGTTAGCCAAGGGGCTTAG